GGAAAGCCAGCTTATTGCGCAGACGATTTGGCCTTATTGGGATTATTATTGGGGGAGCTGGACGGGCCAAGCGCCTATTCCCCCAGCCGATGCCGAGCTCTATTTGTATCCCGATTGGTCATTTATACAGCGAGATTTTGGCACTTATGCCTTGGTGCATATTCATGCTATTCCGCAGTTTTTTTCGGCGGGTTCTTATTTTTTGCATGGCTTTTTTGTGGCTTTTCTGGGCCTTTTTGCCAGTCTCAATTTTTATTGGGTCTTAGAGCGGCATCTGCAATTGCCCCGCAAACTGCTTCAGTTTGCTTGCTTTTTTATGCCTTCTGTTTTGTTCTGGACCTCGGGGTTTCATAAGGATGTATGGGTATATTTATCAATTAGTGGGCTGTTTTTGGGCCTAGATGCCTATTATCGGCAGGCTTGGAAGAGGGCGTTTTGCTTTTTGGGCCTAGGGCTTTTGGGCTTGGCCGTTTTTCGGACCTATCTATTGGGCCTGGTTTTTCCGGCGCTGACAGCCGCTAGTTTGCTGCCTTTTTTCTTCAAAAATCGCCCAATTCAGGCCTACCTTTCCGTTTATGCCTTTTTGGGCCTGGGTCTTTTTGCCCTCGAAATGACGGGCTATTTTTCTCCGCTCCAATTGCTGGCCAACCGCCAAGGGGCTTTTTTGGCCGAAAAAGGAGGCTCTGTTATCGCTAATGCAACAGCTTGGGAGCCCAATTTTTTTAGCTTTTTTGCCTATCTGCCCAAAGCACTTTTTAATGTCTGTTTTCGCCCCTTAATATGGAATGTCAAAGACAGTTTGCAGCTGGCGGCTGCCCTAGAAATCCTTTCTTTTTGGCTGCTTTTTTTTCTGGGCCTCAACAAAGGCAGAAACCCTCAAAAGCGCTCGCCACTCTTCTATTTTATGTTCTTTTATGCCCTGAGCAACCTCTTGCTGATTGGCCTTTTGGTGGTCAATTTGGGCACAATTGTCCGCTATCGGAGCATCGCCCTGCACTTTTTGGTGATCTTGCTGCTCCAAAGTTTTCACTTTTTTCATCAGTATTTTCAGGCTAAAGAGAGCCAAAAAAAGCCCCTTTCTCCAAGAGCGGAGCGCCCCGCAGTTGGTCGCAAAGCAGAACTGCAAGATTAGTAAATTGGAGGAGGTTTTGGGGCCTCCCGCAGCAAGCTGCGGGCGCTACGTCCGGCAGCTCGCTGCTCGCTCGGCCCTGCGGCCTGACGGCCTTGGTCTGCGGCTTTGCCGCACTGCCTACCATCGCTAGGCCAAGAAAAGCGCCCCTTTGGGGCGCCCAGGATAAAAAAGAAGACTGACATTTTGTCACCTTTGTCCAAAATATGAATTATCTTTGTGCCCTAGCCAAGCGCTAAAGCCGTAAAGCCAGGCCTTTTTGGCCTAGCGCTGCGGAGCGGGTGCCCCGAAGGGGCAGACCCAACAAAACGAGCCTTGGCGATGTTTTGTGCAGGGCCGAGCAGACCTGCGAGCCCCGCAGCATAGCGCCCCGACCGCAGGGAGGGGAGGCCCCCAAAAAAAAGAATAGCACCTATACTGATATGAAACTGTACAACGATAATCCAACCCTGGACAAAAAAATGTTGCCCGAAGATAAGCAGGGCGATGTCTTTTTCAAGGAGCAATTGCAAGCTCAACAGCAAGATGGCCAAAAGCGCTTTTATATTGAGAGCTATGGTTGCCAGATGAATTTTAGCGATAGCGAAATTGTTGCGTCTATTTTGCAAGAGGCGGGATATGCCTCTACCAAATATATGGATGCGGCCGATTTGATTTTGGTCAATACTTGTTCTATTCGCGAAAAGGCCGAGGATACTGTCCGCAAGCGTTTGCGTATTTTTGATAAGCTCAAAAAGGAGCGTCCGGGCCTATTGGTTGGGGTTTTGGGCTGTATGGCCGAGCGCCTCAAGGCCAAACTTTTGGATGAGGAAAAACTGGTTGATTTGGTTTTGGGCCCCGATGCCTACCGCGATTTGCCCAACCTCATTGCCACGGCAGAAGATGGCGATAAGGGGATCAACGTCTTTTTGTCTAGAGAAGAAACCTATGCCGATATTAGCCCCGTTCGCCTGAGTGATAGCGGCGTGACGGCTTTTGTGACCATCATGCGAGGTTGCGATAATATGTGTTCTTTTTGCGTGGTGCCCTTTACCCGTGGTCGAGAGCGCAGCCGTGATCCCTATAGTATTTTGGCCGAATGCCAAGACCTATTTGACCGTGGTTTTAGAGAAGTGACCCTTTTGGGCCAGAATGTAGATAGTTATCATTGGGAGCATCCGGAAGGCCTCGAGCAAGTCGATTTTGCCGACTTATTGGAAAAAACGGCCTTGATTCATCCCGATTTGCGCATTCGTTTTTCTACCTCTCACCCTAAAGACATTACCGATAAGGTCCTGATCAATATGGGCAAATATGAAAACATCTGCGAGTATATTCACTTTCCTGTACAATCGGGGAGCAGCCGGATTCTTAAGAAAATGAACCGCACTTATGACCGAGAGTGGTACATGAATAAGATTGACCGCATTTATGAGCTTTTGCCCAATTGCGCTGTTTCCTCAGATGTGATTGCTGGTTTTTGTACGGAAACGGAAGAGGACCATCAGGACACTCTTTCTATTATTGAGCATAGCCAATACAGCATGTCTTATATGTTCTTCTATTCGGAGCGTCCAGGTACCCTAGCCGCCCGAAAATATGAGGATGATGTGCCTTTGGAAGTGAAAAAACGCCGTTTACAAGAAATCATCCGTTTGCAAAACCAAATCTCTTTTGCGCATAATAAAAAAGACATTGGCAAAACCTTTAAGGTCTTGATTGAGAAGGTTTCTAAGCGCAGCGAAGATGATTTTGCGGGCCGAAATTCACAGAACAAGATGATTGTTTTCCCTAGAGAAAATACAGAAATTGGACAATATGTCTATGTAAAAGTGACTGATTGTACGCAGGCTACGCTTCGTGGGCATTTGGTGCCTGCTCCAGAAGAAGCTTAGGCGCAGCTTTTCGGCAGGCCTTGGCCTGCCGAAAAGCCCACCAATTTGGCGGCCGTTCTCATCTAATAGAGCGATAACAACTTCCTCACTTAACATCACTTATTTATGTTTACTTATCGCTATTTTGCTTTAGCCCTTTTGCTCTGCTTTTCGGCTAGTAGTTGGGCCCAAAAAGGCCTAGAAACCGAGGCGGTTTCTATTTTTAAGAACCAAACGGCATTCTTTGTAAAAGAAGGTCAGGTAAAGACCAAAAAAGGCAAATGGGAGCTAGTGGGAGACACGATTCCGCAGGCCTTAAATGGGACCCTTTGGTTTTCTGCTCCTAGTTTGCAAATTGTTCGTTCTTTTCAGCAAGAGAAGGAGGTCGAGGGCCTAGTGAGTAATTATAGTAGTATGTTTTTGGCCAATGATGGCAAAAACGTACGTCTCTTATTGTCTGGAGATACGACTTGGACCGAAGGAAAAATCAAGGTCCTACAAGTGCCCAACCCCGACCCCAGCAAACCCAATATCAAAACGGGGGCGCTTTTCGCTATTCAGATGAAAACGGGCCGCAGCCTGATTCTCAAGCAAGCGCAAATCGAATCATTGCGCAAATTTGAGATCTTAGATTCGCCCAATTTTACCAATAGCAGCATCCAAAGATTGCCTGTGCTTCAGGCCGACTTTGGCGGTACGGCCAATAGTAGCCAAAAGCTACAGATGATGTATTTGCGTCAAAACCTGAGCTGGAAACCTGACTATTTGGTGGAGCTGCTCAATGATAAGGAAGCTCGCATCTCATTGCGCACTACGGTGGTCAATGAAGCGGAAGATGTAAAGACAAAGTCGCTCAATTTGGTGGCTGGCGTCCCTAACTTTAAGTATGCCAATCGCATTTCGGACCTTTTGAGCTTTGGCTATGTGCAGCCTGTTCAGCCTCAGCGTTATGTGCATACCTTGAGCAATGCCATGGTAGAAAATGTGGCCAGCTATGATATGATGCCCACGATTGCTTCGGCACCAACCAATGGCGGAAATGGCATGCCTGGCCCCGCTCCTGCAGTAGGCGAAAGCGTGGAGGACCTCTTTTATTATACGCTTAAGGATGTAGAAATTAAGAAGGGAGAACGGGCATTGCTAGATGTATTCTCGGATAAGGTTCCCGTAGAACATATTTACGAGTCGATCATTGGCGCCAATTCTTACTCTTATAGTACAGCCTATAGCTTTGAAAAGCAGACGATTCCGGTTTTGCATACCATTAAGCTAGAAAACAAAACGGATTATGTCTGGACAGCCGCCCCCGTGATGGTGGTCCAAAACAAGGACAATAAGATTTTGCCCATCAGTCAAGATGTGCTTTACTATACCTCTAAGCAAGATGAGGTAAGCGTAAAATTGACCGAGGCCCCAGATGTGGCCCTCAAGTTTTCTGAAAAAGAAATCAAGCGGACTAACAATACCAAGCAAATCCGTGAAACCAACACCAACCGCATTCGCTACTACGACTTAGTGACTGTAGAAGCAGAAATTGAAATTCAGAATTTTAAAGGAAAGGATATTCGCCTAGATATAAAAAGAGCCATTTATGGCGAGTTGATGGAAAGCTCTGAAAAATGGCTAAAGTCGCCCCGCCTACAGCCTCGTAGTAGCTATACTACTTACAACCCTTATACTGATGTTTGCTGGGAGATGAAAATCAAAAAAGGCGAACAAAAGAAGATTACCTACACCTATAAGGTCTACCTCAGCCATTATTAAATGTTAAAGAACAGTATGGATAATATTCAAGCGATTAAGCAACGTTTCGGAATCATTGGCCATTCCCCTCAATTGCAACATGCCCTAAAGACAGCTATTCAGGTGGCCGCAACGGACCTCTCTGTTTTGGTTTTGGGCCAAAGTGGGGTGGGCAAGGAGTCTTTTTCCAAAATTATCCATCAACTGTCTAACCGCAAGCATAATAACTTTATTGCGATTAACTGTGGCGCCCTGCCCGAAAGTACTATTAACTCGGAGCTCTTTGGCCATACTAAAGGGGCCTTTACGGGAGCGGTCAATGAGCGAAAAGGCTATTTTGAAACCGTAAATGGCGGCACCATTTTCCTCGATGAAATTGGGGAAATGCCTTTGGATACTCAAACCTACCTGTTAAGGGTACTCGAGCAGGGCGAATTTGTTAAAGTGGGTTCTTCTCAGGTAGAAAAGACCGATGTGCGCATTGTGGCGGCTACTAATGTCAATTTATTGGAGCGCATAGAGCAGGGGAAATTTAGAGAGGACCTCTATTATCGCCTGAGCACGGTGGTTATTCAGGTGCCTGAGCTCCACAAAAGAGGCGATGATGTGCTTTTGCTTTTCCGCAAGTTCGTTTCTGATTTTGCCGATCAATACCATACGCCTATGGTCCGCCTTACGGAAGAGGCCGAGGATATTTTGTTGCGCTACCCCTGGCCCGGCAATATCCGAGAGCTGCGCAATGTGGCCAAAAGAGCGGCCCTTTTTTCAGAGGATAAAACGATTACGGCAGAGCAATTACTAGAGTTTCTCCCGCAGTTGGGCCAAAAACAAAGGCATTTGCCTTTGCCCCATAAGGAGGCCAATGACAGCAGCCAAGGATTTTACGAAAGGGAGATATTGTTTAAGTTTCTCTATGAAATGAAGCAGGACCTCAATGATGTAAAGCAACTCATTGCCGAATTGGTCCAAACCAATAACCTCCAAATGCCCCGCCCCATGCCTAAGGGCCATAGTATGCAGGGCTACCTGCCTTTGCCTAGCCCAAATAGCGATAATTATAGCTCGTCTTATTCTGAAAATACCTTTAATGAGGAGCCCAGCTCCGAGGAAGGGCCCATTATTCTAAATAAAGATTATCATAATCAAGAGCAAGATAGAGAACGCTATAATGAGGTGGAGGAACTAGAAGAATCGCTCTCTATGGAACAAATGGAAAGGGAGCTCATCGAAAGAGCACTCAAAAAACACCGAGGAAAACGCAAGGATGCGGCCCAAGAATTGGGC
This genomic interval from Saprospira grandis contains the following:
- the miaB gene encoding tRNA (N6-isopentenyl adenosine(37)-C2)-methylthiotransferase MiaB, which produces MKLYNDNPTLDKKMLPEDKQGDVFFKEQLQAQQQDGQKRFYIESYGCQMNFSDSEIVASILQEAGYASTKYMDAADLILVNTCSIREKAEDTVRKRLRIFDKLKKERPGLLVGVLGCMAERLKAKLLDEEKLVDLVLGPDAYRDLPNLIATAEDGDKGINVFLSREETYADISPVRLSDSGVTAFVTIMRGCDNMCSFCVVPFTRGRERSRDPYSILAECQDLFDRGFREVTLLGQNVDSYHWEHPEGLEQVDFADLLEKTALIHPDLRIRFSTSHPKDITDKVLINMGKYENICEYIHFPVQSGSSRILKKMNRTYDREWYMNKIDRIYELLPNCAVSSDVIAGFCTETEEDHQDTLSIIEHSQYSMSYMFFYSERPGTLAARKYEDDVPLEVKKRRLQEIIRLQNQISFAHNKKDIGKTFKVLIEKVSKRSEDDFAGRNSQNKMIVFPRENTEIGQYVYVKVTDCTQATLRGHLVPAPEEA
- a CDS encoding sigma-54 interaction domain-containing protein — translated: MDNIQAIKQRFGIIGHSPQLQHALKTAIQVAATDLSVLVLGQSGVGKESFSKIIHQLSNRKHNNFIAINCGALPESTINSELFGHTKGAFTGAVNERKGYFETVNGGTIFLDEIGEMPLDTQTYLLRVLEQGEFVKVGSSQVEKTDVRIVAATNVNLLERIEQGKFREDLYYRLSTVVIQVPELHKRGDDVLLLFRKFVSDFADQYHTPMVRLTEEAEDILLRYPWPGNIRELRNVAKRAALFSEDKTITAEQLLEFLPQLGQKQRHLPLPHKEANDSSQGFYEREILFKFLYEMKQDLNDVKQLIAELVQTNNLQMPRPMPKGHSMQGYLPLPSPNSDNYSSSYSENTFNEEPSSEEGPIILNKDYHNQEQDRERYNEVEELEESLSMEQMERELIERALKKHRGKRKDAAQELGISERTLYRKIKLHDIQS